From a single Anomaloglossus baeobatrachus isolate aAnoBae1 chromosome 4, aAnoBae1.hap1, whole genome shotgun sequence genomic region:
- the LOC142302854 gene encoding E3 ubiquitin/ISG15 ligase TRIM25-like: MTSADLNDELLCAICLSIFKDPVMLRCGHNFCRVCIDRVLDTQDESGGYSCPECREEFQERPALMRNINLHNVAERFLITQQEQEITGICCTYCVDSPVPAVRSCLHCEASLCEKHLRTHSKSPEHVLSDPSTSLEKRKCSVHKEPLKYYCTQDAVCICVSCSLIGEHKGHKMESLDEASENKKKKLIIVLHKLITKRVKAVERVWSLEEQRRKAEEKAAGEAERVTALCTDIRRRVDDLEKKVLSEISRQEKEESLSLSALIHQLEIKKDELSRKMRHIEELCNMTDPLTVLQEPDTGDLCDPEEEGGDEDTGGHDKQLHDGDDLDVAVISHTLHTLCEVISGIRSWIYVEDPADILLDVNTAGNNVHISDDLKTATWTRRNQNRPETAERFQYNQVMSRRGFTSGRHYWDVEISRSGEWSVGMCYPSIDRRGRQSLIGNNNKSWILCRYNNQYSVKHDSEVIQLPNKISSDRVRICLDYEAGQLSFYELCDPIRHLHTFTAAFSEPLHAGLCVFMVYIDDHCVDNWVRIRT, translated from the coding sequence ATGACGTCTGCTGATCTGAATGACGAGCTGCTCTGCGCCATCTGTTTATCTATTTTTAAGGATCctgtaatgctgagatgtggacacaacttctgccgggtctgtattgatcgtgtgctggatacacaggacgAGTCTGGAGGTTATTCCTGTCCTGAATGCAGAGAAGAGTTTCAGGAGCGGCCGGCGCTGATGAGGAACATAAATCTTCATAATGTCGCAGAACGATTCCTGATTACTCAGCAAGAACAAGAGATCACCGGGAtctgctgcacttactgtgtggactctcctgtacctgctgttagatcctgtctacactgtgaggcttctctgtgtgagaaacacctgaggactcacagcaaatcaccagaacacgtcttatctgatcccagcacttctctggagaaaaggaaatgttctgtccataaggAACCTTTAAAGTATTATTGTACTCAGGATGCcgtctgtatctgtgtgtcctgcagtttgaTTGGAGAACATAAAGGACATAAAATGGAGTCACTGGATGAGGCctcagagaacaagaagaagaaactGATAATTGTTCTCCATAAACTGATCACAAAGAGAGTGAAAGCTGTGGAAAGAGTCTGGAGTCTGGAGGAGCAGAGGAGAAAAGCTGAAGAGAAAGCAGCTGGAGAAGccgagagagtcactgccctgtgtacagacatcaggagacgggtggacgacctggagaagaaggtcctgagtgagatctccaggcaggaaaaggaagagtcactgtcactgtctgctctgatccatcagctggagataaagaaggacgagctgtccaggaagatgaggcacattgaggagctgtgtaacatgactgatccactgaccgtcttacaggaaccagacaccggggacttgtgtgatcctgaggaggagggaggtgatgaggacacagggggacatgataaacagctccatgatggagatgacctggatgtggctgtgatctcacacacattacacacattatgtgAGGTAATATCAGGTATAAGGAGCTGGATCTATGTGGAggatcctgcagacatattactggatgtaaacacagCTGGTAATAATGTCCAtatatcagacgacctgaaaactgcAACCTGGACACGAAGGAACCAgaatcgtccagaaacagcagagagattccagtataatcaggtgatgagcaggaggggatttacctcaggacgacattactgggatgtggagatcaGTAGATCAGGGGAGTGGAGTGTGGGGATGTGTTACCCCAGTATAGACAGGAGGGGACGTCAGTCACTGATTGGAAATAATAACAAGTCCTGGATTTTGTGTAGATATAATAATCAGTATTCAGTGAAACATGACAGTGAAGTGATCCAGTTACCGAACAAGATCTCCAGTGATAGagtcaggatctgtctggattatgaggccgggcagttgtccttttatgagctgtgtgaccccatcagacacttacacaccttcactgccgccttctccgagccccttcatgctggATTATGTGTATTTATGGTGTATATTGATGATCACTGTGTAGATAACTGGGTGAGGATTAGAACATAA